From Haloplanus rubicundus, one genomic window encodes:
- a CDS encoding DUF7534 family protein, producing MFKSLRNQFLAVASLLIMLGFAISAQLTSAAPRSQVLAATVVVLVTLPSSYWLVYRHGISF from the coding sequence GTGTTCAAATCCCTCCGAAATCAATTTCTCGCGGTTGCCAGCCTCTTGATAATGCTCGGGTTCGCTATTAGCGCCCAACTGACATCTGCTGCTCCGCGCTCACAAGTACTGGCTGCAACCGTCGTAGTACTGGTCACGCTCCCAAGCTCGTACTGGTTGGTCTACAGGCATGGAATATCGTTCTGA